In Lotus japonicus ecotype B-129 chromosome 5, LjGifu_v1.2, one genomic interval encodes:
- the LOC130719832 gene encoding uncharacterized protein LOC130719832 translates to MADQQDDDTEVEEETSARDIWRSYKRPNYETRGVLKTYNHGRMCHPVVHHARYIRGAVHNAGLRWVMKCTSPSVDQSIISAFVERWHPETSSFHLPWGEMTITLEDVSALLHLPVEGEFFSFGNHTREEAAPAVAQLLDVDIERVMEEFDACRGPSLRFSFLQAIVEKHVEANNEVPACRAYMLRL, encoded by the exons ATGGCTGATCAGCAGGATGATGACActgaggtggaggaggagactagtg CTCGTGACATATGGAGGTCATACAAGCGGCCAAATTATGAGACTAGAGGTGTGCTCAAGACCTATAATCATGGGAGGATGTGTCATCCTGTAGTCCATCATGCTCGGTACATAAGGGGTGCGGTGCATAATGCAGGTTTGCGGTGGGTGATGAAATGCACAAGCCCGAGTGTTGACCAGAGCATTATTTCTGCTTTTGTTGAGCGATGGCATCCTGAGACGTCATCTTTCCACTTACCCTGGGGGGAAATGACGATCACACTTGAAGATGTCTCAGCATTACTCCACTTGCCCGTAGAGGGTGAGTTCTTCTCCTTTGGTAACCATACTAGGGAAGAGGCGGCTCCTGCGGTTGCTCAGTTACTTGATGTGGACATTGAGCGTGTGATGGAGGAGTTTGATGCTTGTAGGGGTCCATCTCTTCGCTTTAGCTTTCTCCAAGCCATTGTGGAGAAACACGTAGAGGCCAACAATGAAGTTCCTGCATGCCGAGCTTATATGCTGCggttgtaa
- the LOC130721472 gene encoding mitochondrial uncoupling protein 3-like, with protein sequence MKSSGHQHGGVDNTPTKLVLTSLSAMVAETTTFPIDLIKTRLQLHGESLSSSRSTGAFRIGLHIVREQGTLGLYKGLSPAIVRHLLYTPFRIVGYEHLRSVVSDDNGSLFIVGKAFVGGISGSLAQIVASPADLVKVRMQADGRMVSQGLQPRYSGLFDAFNKIVQAEGLQGLWKGVFPNIQRAFLVNMGELACYDHAKQIVIKSKIAEDNVYAHTLASIMSGLAATSLSCPADVVKTRMMNQADKKEGKLLYNSSYDCLVKTVKLEGIRALWKGFFPTWARLGPWQFVFWVSYEKLRKVAGLSSF encoded by the exons ATGAAATCATCAGGCCATCAACATGGTGGAGTTGATAACACTCCCACAAAGCTTGTACTGACATCACTGTCAGCAATGGTAGCTGAGACCACAACTTTCCCCATAGACCTCATCAAGACCAGGCTCCAACTCCACGGCGAGTCGCTTTCCTCGAGTCGTTCTACCGGTGCGTTTCGAATAGGTTTGCACATTGTTCGCGAACAAGGGACCCTTGGCCTTTACAAGGGCCTGTCTCCAGCAATTGTCAGACACCTACTCTACACGCCTTTTCGGATCGTTGGATATGAGCACCTGAGGAGTGTTGTTTCTGATGATAACGGGTCACTGTTTATCGTTGGCAAGGCTTTTGTTGGTGGAATCTCTGGTAGCTTGGCTCAG ATTGTAGCAAGCCCGGCTGATCTTGTCAAGGTGAGGATGCAAGCTGATGGCCGAATGGTGAGCCAAGGTCTTCAACCTCGGTATTCAGGGCTATTTGATGCTTTCAACAAAATTGTTCAAGCTGAAGGGTTACAAGGACTATGGAAGGGTGTTTTTCCTAACATCCAAAGAGCCTTTTTAGTGAATATGGGAGAATTAGCCTGTTATGATCATGCTAAACAAATTGTTATTAAAAGTAAAATAGCTGAGGATAACGTTTATGCCCACACATTAGCTTCCATCATGTCAGGTCTCGCAGCAACTTCTTTAAGTTGTCCAGCTGATGTTGTGAAGACTAGAATGATGAATCAGGCAGATAAAAAGGAGGGGAAACTCTTATATAACAGCTCTTATGATTGCCTGGTAAAGACTGTTAAACTTGAAGGAATAAGAGCACTGTGGAAAGGGTTCTTCCCCACATGGGCAAGGCTTGGCCCATGGCAATTTGTGTTCTGGGTTTCGTATGAGAAGTTAAGAAAAGTTGCAGGGCTCTCTTCTttctaa
- the LOC130716595 gene encoding mitochondrial uncoupling protein 3-like, with product MKSGQQHGGVDSTTTTLVLSSLSATVAETITFPIDLIKTRLQLHRESLSSSCHTSTFRIGLNVIREQGPLGLYKGLSPAIIRHLFYTPIRIVGYEHLRSVVSPDNGSLSMIGKAFVGGISGSLAQVVASPADVVKVRMQADDRMVREGLQPRYSGSLDALRKIVQAEGLKGLWKGVFPNIQSTIRNMGELAFYDHAKQIVIKSRIAEDNVYAHTLASIMSGLAATSLSCPADVVKTRMMNQVHKKEGQVLYRSSYDCLVKTVKFEGIRALWKGFFPTWARLGPWQFVFWVSYEKLRKLAGLSSF from the exons ATGAAATCAGGCCAGCAACATGGTGGAGTTGATAGTACTACCACCACACTTGTACTATCATCACTTTCAGCGACGGTGGCTGAGACCATAACTTTCCCCATAGACCTCATCAAGACCAGGCTCCAACTCCACCGTGAGTCACTTTCCTCAAGTTGCCATACAAGTACATTCCGAATAGGCTTGAATGTTATTCGTGAACAAGGTCCTCTGGGCCTTTACAAGGGCTTGTCTCCAGCAATTATTAGACACCTATTCTACACGCCTATTCGAATTGTTGGGTATGAGCACCTGAGAAGTGTTGTTTCTCCTGATAATGGGTCGCTCTCTATGATTGGCAAGGCTTTTGTTGGTGGAATCTCTGGTAGCTTGGCTCAG GTTGTAGCAAGTCCAGCTGATGTTGTCAAGGTGAGGATGCAAGCTGATGACCGAATGGTGAGAGAAGGTCTTCAACCTCGGTATTCAGGGTCACTTGATGCTTTGAGGAAAATTGTTCAAGCTGAAGGATTAAAAGGTCTTTGGAAAGGTGTTTTTCCTAATATTCAAAGCACCATTCGGAATATGGGTGAATTAGCCTTTTACGATCATGCTAAACAAATTGTTATTAAAAGTAGGATAGCTGAGGATAATGTTTATGCCCACACATTAGCTTCCATCATGTCTGGTCTCGCTGCAACTTCTTTAAGTTGTCCAGCTGATGTTGTGAAGACTAGAATGATGAACCAGGTACATAAAAAGGAAGGGCAAGTCTTATATAGGAGCTCTTATGATTGCCTGGTAAAGACTGTTAAATTTGAAGGAATAAGAGCACTGTGGAAAGGATTCTTTCCCACATGGGCAAGGCTTGGCCCATGGCAATTTGTGTTCTGGGTTTCCTATGAGAAGTTAAGAAAACTTGCAGGGCTCTCTTCTTTCtga
- the LOC130716648 gene encoding nuclear pore complex protein NUP1-like, translating into MAAEGNENRYENGTGGKFRKRLFGRTKTTPYDRPPAPTPLRNPNRNNGWFSKLVVDPAHRLITHSAHSLFSSLFRKRLTHTPHSSETQKEVQDNHQEEAAFVAINSSGKQQGAVGESDVQINCSDGSGLTELEKLLKQKTFTRSERDQLTALMRSRTVGEPVREEEKKTEMVPSEPFLPFREKEEYPKTPALENGIENHLVKTPDIFTSSVPTEDFASPAALAKVYMGSRNSKVSSSMLGMRNPALGEDSTPLKSENLSLKSPIMSIVPRATRHAAVHENGRVTSRSYGRSAIYSMARTPYSRICPTSTLKGGVLAIEGGPSSSTQSALDHGMLSVSKQRAVKRRSLALDSDIGSGGPIRRVRQKSNKGSSLPLSGSSLSFTKSGLGIDAAQQPSSSMQKPKFLDEVKHNHMKLSEQNGYDTVPSMSLTPSRSISSETASKIQQQLDRLVSPPKEKSSELRLQSAYNNPPMKLSPSMLHGQALRSMEMVDSSKLLDNLQSNKSDGTLENSSATAQKQKLTSNSTLKPSNELLPAVTSACATNSSNQVLCDAKSVDSYMINSVSYPPQKKRAFRMSAHEDSLDLDGIDDAYPDGAVYSFSPLEKETTSSTVMAEKISSGTGAIAKENPSTVMPSKSFTTVDEAHVQSAYGPRFGEKVNGSTSITSSMSGPTYTSSASATRTNFGFDKSDSPNGSIANPPQFNFGNKAVLSTGLMSTSAPSNEITNSGPIFGSSTEPGADGPPLNFGTSKNIDEVPPMTFTASTPVRNESTFMTSGTSDSKPGSSISPTSVAGVNDSLLKVRGFNNGDAKTNVDTGSSVRASELAVSSSSPSIPASFPSLVSNNFTSQDIFSSSSLATSCGSSATAASAGSSVTSITSAMFGSSNNGSSIPAVATSSSTTSFFKFGSSPIPSAGLPLSSSGSEPLETKSKQDAGSGSLSSTVFGSTSAAVGSSGSGIFGFSSSPVANVTSQPQGSVNGTQASAGSSGFATSTQTQSVPFGSSASSPSFGLSGNTAFSSGTSFPSSSSATNTAFSSGSSLFSSSSSTGIFNSATTFGLGTSASSSAANSFSSNSGTSSTLFASSWQPSTSPFGSTFSSSSSSGFSFGASTASTISPTTTSSAPQFSFTSAAATTSTQPAFGSTNSVFTFGSAPAPVNNNQMTMEDSMAEDTFQPAPPAATPIFGQQPIFGQQPPVPVQSNFVFGGSTPSGTSPFQFGGQQSIAPQNPSPFQASGSLDFNAGGSFSLGSGGGDKSGRKILRVKHKQRKK; encoded by the exons ATGGCGGCGGAAGGGAACGAGAATCGCTACGAAAACGGAACCGGAGGCAAGTTCCGCAAACGCCTCTTCGGCAGGACCAAAACGACGCCGTACGACCGTCCTCCGGCCCCAACACCCCTCAGAAACCCTAACAGGAACAACGGTTGGTTCTCGAAGCTGGTGGTGGATCCCGCTCACAGGCTCATCACTCACAGCGCTCACtccctcttctcctctctttTCCGCAAGCGCCTTACACATACCCCTCATTCTTCAG AAACACAAAAGGAGGTGCAAGACAATCATCAAGAAGAAGCTGCCTTT GTTGCAATCAACTCCTCTGGCAAGCAACAGGGAGCAGTTGGTGAAAGTGATGTTCAAATTAATTGTTCTGATGGAAGTGGATTAACTGAACTTGAGAAGCTATTGAAGCAGAAGACTTTTACCAG ATCTGAGAGGGATCAACTGACTGCACTTATGCGTTCAAGAACTGTGGGTGAACCCGTTagggaagaagagaagaagacagAAATGGTTCCCTCAGAACCATTTTTGCCTTTTAGAGAAAAGGAGGAATATCCCAAAACACCTGCACTGGAAAATGGGATTGAAAACCATCTTGTTAAAACTCCAGATATTTTTACTTCCAGT GTTCCTACTGAGGATTTTGCTTCACCTGCAGCGCTTGCAAAGGTTTACATGGGGAGTAGGAATTCCAAGGTATCCTCATCAATGTTAGGCATGCGGAATCCTGCGCTTGGGGAGGATTCAACTCCTCTAAAAAGTGAAAACCTTAGTCTTAAATCCCCTATTATGTCGATTGTGCCAAGGGCTACTAGGCATGCTGCAGTTCATGAAAATGGTCGTGTGACCTCAAGATCTTATGGCAGATCTGCAATATATAGTATGGCCCGAACACCGTACTCTAGAATTTGTCCAACCTCTACTCTCAAG GGTGGGGTGCTTGCTATTGAAGGTGGGCCGTCATCTTCAACTCAGTCTGCATTAGATCATGGCATGCTTTCTGTATCTAAACAAAGG GCGGTAAAGCGTAGAAGCTTAGCTTTGGATAGTGATATAGGATCTGGTGGTCCTATACGCCGAGTCCGTCAAAAGTCTAATAAAGGCTCAAGCTTACCTCTTTCTGGTAGTTCTCTATCTTTTACTAAGAGTGGCTTGGGTATTGATGCTGCTCAGCAACCCTCATCTTCCATGCAAAAGCCTAAGTTTCTGGATGAAGTGAAGCACAACCATATGAAATTGTCAGAGCAAAATGGTTATGACACTGTACCTAGTATGAGCCTCACCCCTTCACGCTCAATATCCAGTGAGACAGCTTCAAAAATACAGCAGCAACTTGATAGGTTGGTTTCGCCGCCTAAAGAAAAATCATCTGAATTAAGGCTACAAAGTGCATACAATAACCCACCAATGAAGTTGTCGCCTTCCATGCTGCATGGACAAGCTCTTCGAAGCATGGAAATGGTAGATTCGTCAAAACTGCTGGACAATTTACAAAGTAATAAATCAGATGGCACATTGGAAAATTCGTCAGCTACAgctcagaagcagaagttaacATCAAATAGTACATTGAAGCCTTCCAATGAATTACTACCAGCTGTAACATCTGCATGTGCTACAAATTCTAGTAATCAAGTCTTATGTGATGCAAAATCTGTGGATTCTTATATGATAAATTCTGTTTCTTACCCTCCACAAAAGAAGAGGGCATTTCGTATGAGTGCACATGAG GATTCTCTGGACCTGGATGGTATTGATGACGCTTATCCTGATGGAGCTGTCTATTCTTTTTCTCCATTAGAGAAAGAAACAACAAGCTCCACTGTCATGGCAGAGAAAATTTCCTCTGGTACTGGAGCCATTGCAAAGGAGAATCCTTCTACTGTAATGCCATCCAAAAGTTTTACAACAGTTGATGAAGCTCATGTCCAGTCAGCTTATGGGCCTAGGTTTGGTGAGAAGGTCAACGGATCAACATCTATCACATCATCTATGTCTGGACCAACCTATACATCAAGTGCATCAGCTACACGGACAAATTTTGGTTTCGACAAGTCTGATTCGCCAAATGGGTCAATTGCTAATCCTCCCCAGTTTAATTTTGGGAATAAAGCAGTTTTGTCAACAGGGTTAATGTCTACTAGTGCTCCATCAAATGAGATAACCAATTCAGGCCCAATATTTGGCTCATCAACTGAGCCTGGTGCTGATGGTCCTCCGCTGAACTTCGGCACCAGTAAAAATATTGATGAGGTTCCACCAATGACATTTACTGCTTCAACGCCAGTTCGTAATGAATCTACATTTATGACATCTGGTACTTCTGATTCCAAGCCAGGAAGCTCAATCAG CCCAACTAGTGTTGCTGGTGTAAATGATTCTTTGCTTAAAGTTCGTGGATTTAATAATGGTGATGCTAAGACTAATGTGGATACTGGATCATCTGTTCGGGCATCAGAACTAGCTGTTTCATCTTCAAGCCCTTCAATTCCTGCTTCGTTTCCATCTCTTGTATCAAATAATTTTACCAGTCAGGATATATTCAGTAGTTCGTCCCTGGCAACAAGCTGCGGCAGTAGTGCCACTGCAGCTTCTGCTGGCAGTAGCGTGACATCTATTACTTCTGCCATGTTTGGGTCAAGTAATAATGGTTCCTCTATTCCAGCGGTtgcaacttcatcttctacaacTTCCTTTTTcaaatttggatcctctcctaTCCCATCAGCAGGTTTACCTCTGTCATCTTCTGGCTCAGAACCACTAGAAACCAAGAGCAAGCAAGATGCAGGAAGTGGTAGTCTTAGCAGCACTGTCTTTGGTAGCACATCTGCTGCGGTTGGAAGCTCAGGGAGTGGCATTTTTGGGTTTAGCTCTTCACCAGTGGCAAATGTAACTAGCCAACCTCAGGGTTCTGTGAATGGTACCCAGGCATCAGCTGGTTCCAGTGGATTTGCAACTTCTACTCAAACCCAGTCAGTTCCATTTGGTTCATCTGCATCATCCCCATCTTTTGGGCTGAGTGGTAATACCGCTTTTTCTTCAGGGACGTCATTTCCTTCTTCAAGTTCTGCCACAAATACAGCTTTTTCTTCTGGGAGTTCCTTGTTTTCTTCAAGTTCTTCCACAGGTATTTTCAATTCTGCTACAACTTTTGGACTCGGTACCTCTGCTTCCTCTTCAGCAGCCAATTCTTTTAGCTCAAATAGTGGTACAAGTTCTACTTTGTTTGCATCTAGTTGGCAGCCGAGCACGTCTCCGTTTGGTTCCACATTtagttcatcatcttcatctgggTTTTCCTTCGGAGCATCCACTGCTTCTACCATTTCACCCACGACGACTTCATCAGCTCCTCAATTCTCCTTCACTTCAGCTGCAGCCACTACCTCCACGCAGCCTGCTTTTGGAAGTACCAATTCTGTTTTCACATTTGGTTCAGCACCAGCTCCAGTTAATAATAATCAGATGACTATGGAGGATAGTATGGCTGAGGACACATTTCAACCGGCTCCACCGGCGGCAACTCCTATATTTGGTCAACAACCTATATTTGGTCAACAACCTCCTGTACCAGTTCAATCAAATTTTGTATTTGGAGGATCAACTCCATCAGGAACCAGTCCTTTCCAGTTTGGTGGTCAACAGAGTATTGCTCCACAGAACCCTTCTCCATTTCAGGCTTCTGGCAGTCTTGATTTTAATGCTGGAGGGAGTTTCTCATTGGGCTCTGGTGGTGGTGACAAGTCGGGTCGAAAAATATTGAGGGTTAAACATAAACAGCGCAAGAAGTAA
- the LOC130719833 gene encoding protein MAIN-LIKE 1-like — protein sequence MTLFCDKSNTYIGAVHLSLFEDVENASRWNWGAATLAYLYGQLGEASRNGAKSVAGYLSLLQSWVFAHFPGSLFESRDNPAYTPDRPVALTWEALRGTTEVAQKRMNLDTFPASYVIWRPYVEHYAHWPFPQVALYRGFIRHAGMIFPYLPDRVIRQFGRIQYVPDPPPSSVTCRECDRRFAHWNDHICYLSEEAAFPFQTTGEYTPWYIKVSHPYMVPDEYKGDRFAFLESQFAELALYSGIAVDPTTDGSPPPGSPMWDAVHNMHTIIEGAVHGRGRKIRGRDSGAGPSNSGR from the exons ATGACCCTTTTCTGTGACAAGAGCAACACATATATTGGTGCTGTGCATTTGTCTCTGTTTGAAGATGTTGAGAATGCATCAAGGTGGAATTGGGGAGCTGCCACTTTGGCTTACTTGTATGGTCAGCTCGGGGAGGCCAGTAGGAACGGTGCTAAGTCTGTTGCTGGTTATTTATCTCTTCTGCAG TCATGGGTGTTTGCCCACTTCCCCGGATCCTTGTTTGAGAGCAGGGACAACCCTGCCTACACACCAGACAGGCCCGTTGCACTAACTTGGGAGGCGCTTCGAGGGACTACTGAGGTTGCGCAGAAGAGGATGAACCTGGATACGTTTCCGGCCAGTTATGTGATTTGGAGACCTTATGTAGAGCACTATGCTCACTGGCCCTTCCCTCAGGTTGCCTTGTATAGGGGATTTATCAGGCATGCCGGGATGATATTCCCATACCTCCCAGATCGAGTCATCAGGCAGTTTGGCCGGATCCAGTATGTGCCAGATCCTCCACCATCGTCAGTTACGTGCCGGGAGTGTGATCGTCGATTTGCACACTGGAATGATCACATTTGCTATCTGTCGGAAGAAGCTGCTTTCCCTTTTCAGACCACTGGCGAATACACTCCTTGGTATATCAAGGTCTCACACCCTTACATGGTCCCAGATGAGTACAAAGGCGACCGCTTCGCATTTCTAGAG agccagtttgcggAGCTTGCGTTGTACTCTGGCATTGCGGTTGATCCGACGACAGATGGATCGCCCCCGCCGGGTTCACCGATGTGGGATGCGGTGCACAATATGCATACCATCATCGAGGGAGCAGTGCACGGGAGGGGAAGAAAGATTAGGGGACGGGACTCGGGAGCTGGACCTTCAAATTCTGGGCGTTAG